In Drechmeria coniospora strain ARSEF 6962 chromosome 03, whole genome shotgun sequence, the DNA window CGCGTCGGTTGTGACCAGACCCTCTTTGCACCCGTCATGATCGGAGCCTTCCTCAGcagcatggcgacgatggaggggGCGAGCCCCAAGGAGCGCCTCGACAAGGCGTGGTGGCCGGCCCTCAAAGCCAACTGGATGGTCTGGCCCTTTGTGCAGTTCATCAACTTTACCTTTATGCCGCTGCACCACCGCCTTTTGTTCGCCaacatcatcgccatcggctggaACAGCTACCTCAGCTGGGTCAACAGCCGGTGAGCCGTGTGGTTGCACCCTTCGATGGTGGGTGCACCGTGCTTCTCGTGGCATCAGGCCATGGTGTCGGGTTACCAGAAGGCCTTGTTTTGATTTGAACCAGTTTGGTCCCGACATAATAGACGGCGGGTCTTTGGGAACATCCGAGGGAGTCTGGAAATAGATACAGTCATATACTATGAGAAGATGATCACTTTGCGAAACCCACACAATGACATCGCCCCTTCTCTGCCCCATGTCATCGTGAAATCAAGTACAGCACCAGCCTTGAAACGACAACCGGCCGTCCTGGGGATCATGTACGTGCACGCGCGCGTTACGGAGCAAGCTACAGGGCGAGTGCAGACGGGCACGTCTGCACGAGGCCGCACTGGACTGTTGAATGTGAACGGCGCGGAGAAAAGAAGTCGGAGGGAATATCATTTGCCAGTGCCAGGGAAATTCGTCAACAGAATAATTGCCTATACAATACAGGTAGATAGGTGTCAGCCAAGGGAGCGCCTGAGAGATGGACAATGAACAGGTCAGGAGGTGGGAAACGAGTCAAACGACAGGAGTGGGGCCCTGCTGGTGGTGCCTCGACTCGACCCTCAAAGTCTGTTCCACTCATTCTGGCTGCCTTAGGCCGCTCACTCACCAAATTTAGCGCCCCGTACCAGAGCAGCTGCGACAATAACTAACCACGCACGAGACCGACGGCTGTCTGACGAGACGCAAGCGACATCATCAGGACACGTCCTGACGTCCCCCTCCCCATCTCTCTATTCTACTTCTCGATAAACTCTGCCCGTGGGGAGCCTACACCATGCTGCCCTTGTCGGTTCGCCGCGTGGTTTCCTCCGCCCcccacgccggcctcgtctcgaCCCTCGCCCCGTCCCAACCcaaagcggcggcggttACCGTTCAACTTTTCAGCCGCGGCCTCCAGCGACGCTTCTCTTCATCGAAGCCCTCAAGCTCCGGTAATGGCACCGACGGCGTGTCTCCTGGACAGTCCGttcccgcctcggcctcggcccgtGGCGGTTGCAAGGCCACGGCCGACAAGAGGAAACGAAAGAGCAAGGATGCCTCCGACAAGATGGCCTCGTTCGGGAAGCTGCCCAGCGTCCCCAGCACCCATCACATGTCCCAAGAAGGTGAAGACGGCCTCCTCCGACTCCCCACTCCCGCATCTCTCTGACCTCGACCCCTGTAGCTCTCGGTCTCTCCAGCTTCTTCTCCCTCCACCGCCCCATTTCCATCACGCAGACGATGCCGATGTCGGTGACGGACGAACATTTCGCCTCCATATTCGCGCCCCGGACGAAGAGCAATAAGATGTCGGATACCATGTCCACCTTGTCGAGCACCATCGACCGACTCGACGGCCCCATGGCTCAGATGACCATCGGTGGCcatcacgacgacggcggcatgggcggcggcatgcacAAGCTCGAGGTCCGGAACAGGGACGGCAGCGAGTCGGGCCTCTATCTCCAGGTCGACGCCATGTCTGGAGACTTCCTGCCCTTCCGTCCGCCTCCCCTTCCCCAGCCacaggcggccgacgccgaggggcacgccgccggcgccctggcggaggaggagcctCACCACCGTGTTTACAAGGCCATGTTCACCATCGAAGAGTCCACCGAGCCCGATGGCCAGATCCGAATCGTCGCCCACAGCCCTCGCATCGTCACCGAGCAGCCCCAGagcttcctcggccgcatgGCCCGCCGGCAGGCCCGCTTGCACGAGTCCCTGCGCCGACGGGACCTGCACGCCATCAGCGTCAAGAGGCAACGGAAGCTTCGaatgaagaagaagaagtaCAAGAAGCTGATGAAGCGGACGCGCAACCTGCGTCGCAAGCTGGACCGAACGTAGCCTCGACGCATTCCTGGCGTCTCGCCGAGTTGGCTGATTTTTTCTTTGTCACGCTGCGCTGCATTGGACGGGCCTGGTTGTCGAGCTGTGTCTGGCACACGAAGTTTGGCTCGTTGAGTTGCTTTGTTTGAACATGCTTGCCCCGGGGTTTTCAGATATAGACTTGCGCATGCACTAATCAGTCAGTATTGCCTTGGAATCACGGAAGTCTCATGCCATGGTGACGAAGTGAGATGCTCGCCCATGCGCTGCTGTTGTGAGACGCTTTGGGTCATGCGAGCCTTTTCGCCGTCTATTTCAATGAGCGACTGCAGAGCACAGCAAGGCTAGAAAGGTCCATTCcgcgtacttgcaagtagaCGAGGTTCTCCGTCAATGGCGCAGCACGCAATTGCCGATGCGACGTATTATGCCGGCTTACTATGGCACATGGCGTAATATTGTACatcctacggagtactccgtaagtacatgaagAAGTAAAAGTACTTTCGTACATaatactgtgcatgtactccgtacagttaCGGACT includes these proteins:
- a CDS encoding integral membrane protein, Mpv17/PMP22 family; amino-acid sequence: MFRWYTAKLKARPLLTQSVTTAVLFATGDVTAQQLVEKKGLKRHDLTRTGRMALYGGCVFGPIATTWFGFLSRRVRLGNPHLQTLARVGCDQTLFAPVMIGAFLSSMATMEGASPKERLDKAWWPALKANWMVWPFVQFINFTFMPLHHRLLFANIIAIGWNSYLSWVNSR
- a CDS encoding DUF1713 domain protein, which codes for MLPLSVRRVVSSAPHAGLVSTLAPSQPKAAAVTVQLFSRGLQRRFSSSKPSSSGNGTDGVSPGQSVPASASARGGCKATADKRKRKSKDASDKMASFGKLPSVPSTHHMSQEALGLSSFFSLHRPISITQTMPMSVTDEHFASIFAPRTKSNKMSDTMSTLSSTIDRLDGPMAQMTIGGHHDDGGMGGGMHKLEVRNRDGSESGLYLQVDAMSGDFLPFRPPPLPQPQAADAEGHAAGALAEEEPHHRVYKAMFTIEESTEPDGQIRIVAHSPRIVTEQPQSFLGRMARRQARLHESLRRRDLHAISVKRQRKLRMKKKKYKKLMKRTRNLRRKLDRT